The Deltaproteobacteria bacterium genome has a segment encoding these proteins:
- a CDS encoding formylmethanofuran dehydrogenase, whose product MGPSLKGDLFRERGDLGACVNFHGHLCPGLVYGYRVAGEAMQRLGLSRSEDEETVVISENDSCAVDAFQVILGATIGKGNLLLRDYGKNAYTVFDRGTGRALRFIRRKAYAYGGEEKAEYAALEKRMNDGIATLDDLKRQKYLKALDLLESPFSDLYDTEEIDAPVMPPYAALAPSLPCDRCGEMTMASRLITTSDGERRCPVCAETKGPS is encoded by the coding sequence TCAATTTTCATGGTCACCTCTGTCCGGGTCTGGTTTACGGTTACCGTGTCGCCGGAGAAGCGATGCAGCGACTTGGCCTCTCTCGATCGGAGGACGAGGAAACGGTGGTGATTTCCGAAAACGATTCCTGCGCCGTCGATGCCTTTCAGGTGATTTTGGGGGCAACGATTGGAAAGGGAAACCTGCTTCTCAGGGATTACGGGAAAAACGCCTACACGGTGTTTGACCGCGGGACGGGGCGGGCGCTGCGTTTTATCCGCCGCAAGGCTTACGCCTACGGGGGAGAAGAGAAGGCGGAGTACGCCGCTTTGGAAAAAAGGATGAACGACGGGATCGCCACCCTGGACGACCTTAAACGGCAGAAGTACCTTAAGGCCCTGGATCTGCTTGAGTCGCCCTTTTCCGATCTTTACGACACGGAAGAGATCGATGCCCCGGTCATGCCTCCCTATGCCGCGCTGGCCCCATCCCTGCCCTGTGACCGTTGCGGGGAAATGACCATGGCCTCCCGCCTGATCACGACATCGGATGGAGAACGCCGCTGCCCCGTCTGTGCGGAGACGAAAGGCCCGTCCTGA